A window of the Bacteriovorax sp. PP10 genome harbors these coding sequences:
- a CDS encoding cytochrome d ubiquinol oxidase subunit II produces MLINIIEVISFIALVFYIIFGGADYGAGILEFFKPNKIRKIDTEIEHIINKAIGPVWEANHIWLILIIVILFNGFPELFLILSTHLHLPLVAVLMGIVLRGVAFTFRHYDIFEGRPIKLYTRIFSLSSLWTSLWLGIIAGAVILGRIDPTAQTVYDLYIHPWFNYFCLSVGIFVASVFTYLASSFLIGETDNLLIKNYFRQRSLIANIAVILSGGAVFLTAQYEGFFLMQKFFQNTFSIIMMILATLFWCCQEVFRKHLKFLHRRILVVGQVVFILLGFFFIQAPTIISMSTGNLTMQNTAAPEATLFQLVVALIVGLVLIIPSLLYLFWIFKFKEEDMTL; encoded by the coding sequence ATGTTGATTAACATCATTGAAGTCATCTCTTTTATTGCTTTAGTTTTCTACATCATTTTCGGTGGTGCTGATTACGGGGCTGGTATTCTAGAATTTTTCAAACCCAACAAGATTAGAAAAATCGATACCGAAATCGAACATATCATCAATAAGGCCATCGGTCCCGTGTGGGAAGCTAATCACATCTGGCTCATTTTAATTATCGTGATTCTCTTTAATGGATTTCCGGAATTATTTCTCATTCTCTCAACCCATCTTCACCTGCCATTAGTTGCTGTGCTCATGGGAATTGTCTTGCGTGGAGTGGCCTTCACTTTCAGGCACTACGACATCTTTGAAGGAAGACCGATCAAACTCTACACCAGAATATTTTCACTAAGTAGTTTATGGACTAGCTTATGGCTGGGGATTATCGCCGGCGCCGTTATCTTAGGCCGAATCGATCCCACTGCACAGACTGTTTACGATCTCTATATTCATCCCTGGTTTAATTACTTCTGTCTTTCAGTAGGAATTTTTGTTGCCAGCGTTTTTACTTATCTTGCTTCTTCATTTCTGATTGGAGAAACGGACAACTTACTGATCAAAAATTATTTTAGACAAAGATCTCTCATCGCCAATATCGCAGTCATCTTAAGTGGTGGTGCTGTTTTTCTTACTGCCCAGTATGAAGGATTTTTCTTAATGCAGAAATTCTTCCAGAATACATTTTCAATTATCATGATGATCCTGGCGACTCTATTCTGGTGCTGTCAGGAAGTCTTTAGAAAACATTTGAAGTTTTTACACCGACGAATCCTGGTTGTCGGTCAGGTGGTTTTTATTTTACTTGGGTTTTTCTTTATTCAGGCCCCCACCATTATTTCAATGTCCACGGGAAACCTGACAATGCAAAATACAGCAGCTCCTGAGGCCACGCTCTTTCAATTAGTCGTTGCTTTGATTGTCGGATTAGTTCTTATCATCCCAAGCCTGCTTTATCTGTTCTGGATTTTTAAATTTAAAGAAGAGGATATGACTTTATGA
- a CDS encoding cytochrome ubiquinol oxidase subunit I codes for MEFFTNDLLAARRTMAFSLGFHIIFASIGMVMPFFMAASHYLYLKTNNTVYLKLTKMWSKGVAILFATGAVTGTVLSFELGLLWPAFMKHAGPIFGMPFSWEGTAFFLEAIAIGIFFYGWNRIPKWVHWFSGLMVGISGLLSGIFIVAANSWMNTPAGFDWVNGKAINIDPVAAMFNKHWFQQALHMSLAAFVSVGFAVGGIHAYFYLKNKKTVLNAKALKIALTFGAIAAILQPFSGHLSAQKVAENQPLKLAAMEAHFKTERRASLVIGGIPNMETEKVDYAVKIPGGLSFLAFNSFDAEVKGLDHFPKEDWPPVLIVHVAFQIMVALGSLLILVGSIFLYYSYKLKRAPLPEWLLKTLIAFIPAGFLALEAGWTVTEVGRQPWIIYNIMRTKEAVSTVPGLGFHFLFFVVLYIIVGGACTYLLYRLIKSYQGDTNVD; via the coding sequence ATGGAATTTTTTACAAATGATTTGCTAGCAGCAAGAAGAACCATGGCCTTTTCATTAGGCTTTCATATTATTTTTGCCAGCATCGGAATGGTGATGCCATTCTTTATGGCCGCAAGCCACTACCTTTATTTAAAAACCAACAACACTGTTTATTTGAAGCTCACTAAGATGTGGTCAAAAGGTGTCGCGATATTATTTGCCACGGGTGCTGTCACCGGAACAGTCCTCTCTTTTGAACTGGGTCTTTTATGGCCGGCGTTTATGAAACATGCTGGCCCGATTTTCGGTATGCCTTTTTCATGGGAAGGGACCGCTTTTTTTCTTGAGGCCATCGCCATCGGAATCTTTTTCTACGGATGGAATCGCATCCCTAAATGGGTCCATTGGTTTTCAGGACTCATGGTTGGGATTTCAGGATTACTCTCAGGTATTTTTATCGTTGCTGCCAACTCATGGATGAATACTCCTGCAGGATTTGATTGGGTGAATGGAAAAGCAATCAATATTGATCCCGTCGCGGCCATGTTTAACAAACACTGGTTTCAACAAGCACTGCATATGAGTCTTGCCGCTTTCGTTTCCGTTGGATTTGCCGTTGGTGGAATTCATGCCTACTTCTATTTAAAAAATAAAAAAACTGTTCTCAATGCGAAGGCCTTAAAGATTGCTTTAACTTTTGGAGCGATCGCCGCCATTCTTCAGCCGTTCAGTGGACATTTATCGGCGCAAAAAGTCGCAGAAAACCAACCATTGAAATTGGCGGCCATGGAAGCGCACTTCAAAACAGAAAGAAGAGCTTCACTCGTTATCGGTGGTATTCCCAATATGGAAACCGAAAAAGTCGATTACGCAGTCAAAATCCCTGGTGGTCTGAGCTTCTTAGCTTTTAATTCATTCGATGCTGAGGTGAAAGGTCTGGATCATTTTCCCAAGGAAGACTGGCCTCCTGTTCTCATTGTCCATGTGGCCTTTCAAATCATGGTTGCTCTGGGCTCATTACTTATTTTAGTTGGTTCAATTTTCTTATACTATTCTTACAAGCTAAAACGCGCCCCACTTCCGGAATGGCTTTTAAAAACCCTGATTGCTTTTATCCCCGCTGGATTTTTAGCTCTTGAAGCTGGATGGACGGTTACAGAAGTCGGCAGACAACCGTGGATCATTTACAATATTATGAGAACTAAAGAGGCCGTCAGCACTGTGCCTGGGTTAGGTTTTCACTTTCTCTTTTTTGTTGTTCTCTACATTATCGTTGGTGGTGCCTGCACTTACCTTCTGTACCGCTTGATAAAAAGTTATCAGGGAGACACTAATGTTGATTAA
- a CDS encoding enoyl-CoA hydratase/isomerase family protein, with the protein MTNIILSEIKNGVGIITFNSPKSLNSISLEMALAMTAQLNEWKKDNNVHCVFLQGNEKAFCAGGDVRRLYQALIKTEKGKISSDALEFFIQEYTLDYTIHTYPKPIVAWGDGIVMGGGIGLLVGASHRIVTEKSKLAMPEITIGLYPDVAGTWFLNRMPDGWGDYFGLTGARMNAGDALYLGLADHFLSSELKDVVLEKMMTQKWEENSEKNKILLDQIFKSLNSSNFSSPVKEHASFAKKLSQIKSVKEFNDLLASESAHDEWLALGYKSFKAGSPTSAMVIFEQLKRGKNLSLEQVFCSELNLSVQFSLRADFPEGVRALLVDKDLSPKWQPATLEEVTMADVETYFTQVWNSLDHPLKSFICKEN; encoded by the coding sequence ATGACAAATATCATTCTTTCAGAAATTAAAAATGGCGTTGGAATCATAACGTTTAACTCTCCCAAGAGTTTAAATTCCATCAGTCTTGAGATGGCGCTTGCTATGACGGCCCAACTTAATGAATGGAAAAAAGACAACAACGTTCATTGCGTTTTTTTACAAGGAAATGAAAAGGCCTTCTGTGCCGGTGGTGATGTCCGCCGTCTTTATCAAGCTTTAATTAAAACTGAAAAAGGAAAAATCTCCAGCGACGCTTTGGAATTTTTTATTCAAGAGTATACATTAGACTACACCATTCACACTTACCCGAAACCTATCGTTGCCTGGGGCGACGGTATCGTCATGGGAGGAGGAATTGGTTTACTAGTTGGTGCCAGTCACAGGATTGTCACTGAAAAAAGTAAACTGGCGATGCCTGAAATTACCATTGGTCTCTACCCCGATGTCGCCGGCACATGGTTTTTAAACCGCATGCCTGACGGATGGGGAGATTATTTTGGATTAACCGGTGCTCGCATGAATGCAGGAGATGCTCTTTACCTGGGCCTTGCTGATCACTTCTTATCAAGTGAATTAAAAGATGTTGTCCTTGAAAAAATGATGACGCAAAAATGGGAGGAGAACTCTGAGAAAAATAAAATTCTCTTAGATCAAATTTTTAAAAGTCTAAATAGCTCCAACTTTTCTTCACCAGTAAAAGAGCATGCTTCTTTCGCAAAAAAACTGTCACAAATAAAATCAGTCAAAGAATTTAATGATCTTCTCGCGAGTGAATCAGCGCATGATGAATGGCTGGCCCTCGGATATAAAAGTTTTAAAGCAGGCTCTCCCACTTCGGCCATGGTGATCTTCGAACAACTTAAAAGAGGAAAAAATTTAAGCCTTGAACAAGTCTTTTGCTCAGAGCTTAATCTCTCTGTTCAGTTTTCTCTAAGAGCTGATTTTCCAGAAGGTGTACGAGCACTTCTAGTCGATAAAGATTTAAGCCCAAAGTGGCAACCAGCAACGCTTGAAGAAGTCACAATGGCAGACGTTGAAACTTACTTTACTCAAGTATGGAATTCATTAGATCACCCACTTAAATCTTTCATCTGCAAAGAAAATTAA